A segment of the Carya illinoinensis cultivar Pawnee chromosome 1, C.illinoinensisPawnee_v1, whole genome shotgun sequence genome:
atactacatattttttaattgttttttctgTAATAAGTATATAGTGTGCAAATGATGAGTAGaacaattcaattattttaataggaataaaatacaaaaatttaaaaatattaatttctattttattttagataagaTATATAGTATagaatgatgagtagcatcCTTAATTACAAATTATGATAtgcacattttatttatttatttgaaatataagttttttttcatcttctgaCTTGCattgaatatttttgtttgtttgttaaaCGAAGGAAGAACTAGTAGTCAGTagacctactttttatttaggaaattcttatttataatttattgtcaattcaaactttttaaaattatatgagattgagattttgatattaattccattacatataatcacttttatatatttttgtgcactcttgtaatataattgattgcattacctcttttatattttaaaaaaataatacagttaATCACATCATTAGAGTGcacaaaaaacatataaaaataattgcaaatagaatttttattttgatataacTTAAAAAGCCATGATAATTTGAGATCatgcaaaacaataagagaatttccaaaatgataagaaagtaagaaccatttttttataagataaataatacaaaaattctatatatagtcatttttacgtaccTTTTTGTGCATTGTACTGATTTGATTAgttgcatattaaaaaaattaataaaatcaatcacattagtggagtatgtaaaaatgactgtatgtaacattattctaaataatatttataattatagagtgGATAAAAGTcgcatttttttaaagaaaataattaaatataggatcgataagaaaaaattaatattttaataataaattttacttttaaaaaaaaaatgcactatAATTACAGATCTAGCATTAGTAATctaaaagccaaaaaaataaaaaataaaaaaataaaagaagaagaagaagaagaagaagaagaagaagaagaagaagaagaagaagaagagaagaaccAGTCAACCACGCTTTTGATGGTCAGCGCATCTGGAATGCCTCTGTCGCTGCACGGGTTGGGCTGCACCATATATTTTGCATTTTCCCAAAGTAGCCATGCTAGCTTTCGGCGTATCATCTCTCTCCCTTACCGTTGCCATCTCTTTTGGAATGACCGAACTTTGACCCAatgttctttaatttaattgttttttttttaatttaagaatttaataaatcatatatttgaatatGGATTTGtgatatttgaagaaaattgaATTAAGAGAGGAGCACCCAATCAGTCGGGTGCCAAGACTATTTTCACACCTGCTAATCATGAAAAGCCACGTAAGCATCTCAAAAAGTTTCTTCTTGCACCCGCATACAGGTGATCCCCAATttgtttctctccctctccttctttcgctccctctccctcccccaTCCGCACTCGACAGATGACGCCCCAAAAAAGAAGTCCCTGCCCAAGGTCACGGATTGAACGTCCTTGCTCCAATCGATGAATGTCCTTGCTCTCCTGAAGTCAAGCGGGATTTTGTAACACACCCCTAAGGGTTGAATGAACAATCTCACTTCGAGGGTAAGAAACCTCTAGAACaatagagaggaagaagaagataaactTGAAAAATGAGAATTCTATTAATTTTCTGGATGATCCCTCTGGTGCACTAAGGCTCGTACATATAGCCAAACGAAAGATTGCTTATCCCTAacttgggcttgggcttgggctGACTACCAAGCAAACTAGAACATAACAAGATAGACCAAGGACCTACACATACTCTATGGGCTCAGCCCGTTCTACATTTAGGTCCACAAACTATAAGCAAGCTAAGGAAAATAACATAACAAAACAACAATAAGGCCCGCGAGCCCAAGACCCTGTTACATCTCCTTTCACATGTTGGACTATTACAAATCCTCCCCCATCAGAGCACCTTACCCACAAGGTGCGGGTAAGTTTCATTGCTCTTGGGAGAGCATCTTGCCTCTTGCCAGCATTCCATCTCAGATTTAACATCATCGCCACTTGTTCAAACATTGGATACAATCTCAGTTTTAACAACACGTGGATGCAACTCGTCTTTTGGGGTGTCTTAATATCTACATCATTTTCAGTCTTCTCCACTTCCAAATAAAAACATACTCCCTTTGAGAAAAACTGGTCCACGTGCTTCATGGAATTCCCAGCCAGCAAGAAAATTCAATGATGTGTCTCCTATGTCCAGGTGACTCAAAAGCTGAAATTTCAAGATGTGTCCCCTATGTAAAGGTAGCTCAAAAGGTGGCAACCCCAGGCCATCCTTCCAATAGTCTAGTTCCTTTCCTCTATCAAAAGGCCACTGAATTGGTACTAAAGGGAGATGATTTGTCAAATTCTTTTCCCTAAACTTCTCGGCAAGGAGGTAGGTgataaaaacatttcttttACTAATGTTACCACCCAACTTGTCAATGCCATAAGCAATCGTGGCTGCTGTTGGTTCATTCAAAATCCGTATGGCTTTGAGTCCTGCAGTGCTACATTTGAGAAGGACCACCGATAAGATTTCCATGGCAAAAAATGTCCTCCTTTCCCCCATGCAAGTGACATTGATCATAGGCTGGTCATTGGAACCTTCAATGACCTTGAATGGTGATAAGTTAATATTACTCTGAACCAAGGGATCACTGAATCTCCTACCAATCCACAAGCCAATACAAACAAAAGATGAGAAATGGTCCAAGCAGAATGGAACATGTGGACTTGCCACACTAGTGCCTGATAAACTTTTACTACCAGTACGGATCTTGAAACCCATAATTTCTCGCCCATAGGCAACGACATCTGGCTTCACACGAATTGATTTAACAAGCTGAAGGTGCCTTAGTGGTAGCTCCCCTAACACACGAGCTTGAGTCATCTGCTTCCGAACATCACCCACAAGAGCGATAGTTTCTGCGGAACTAACTTTTACCACATTCGTGTAACTGGCTTTCCTAAGGATCCGTGCAGCAAGTTCCCTTATATTTGGGCCACTGTGATGAGGCTCTTGTATATCCAGATCAGAACCCCCACATTTCCTCATATCATGCACATTATCAATTGGCTTAATGTGTATTAGAAACTCTTGTAGAGCATGTTCACTATTTTCAGTAAGACCATCATAGTTCATATTGGTGGTGCGTTCCTGGAGAGCTAAATCGAAGGagtatttctttcttcctctatcAAAGGGCTTGAAAATAACTTTAAGAGGCAAAATATCAAGCAGTTGATGGTAAATTTCTGTATCTCCTAAAACTTGCAAATCCATGAATATTTTCCCTCCACCATAGCTTACAATAACCATCAACGGCAATACATCAAGCAAAAAAGGAGCAAAAAACTTCTTACCCCTCAGAATTGGAACAACTTGTTTGGCTTCAACGATTCTTTCTTGCTTCATCAAACAGATCCCAAGATTGCACACTTGTTGTTATTCGAAGCAATCTTGTTGGTCGTTCTATACAGTCCAAGAATCTTTGCGAAGGCTGGTATCACATCAATGAATGACAAGCTACTAGCGACAGTAGCAGTTTGGTTCTCAAAAACCATGTTCATTTTGGTTGCCATGTTCTTGCTAGACTGGATCAGAAGGCGACCATTGCTCCTTAACAGTGTTGCCGACATGATTCTCACCCTCGCGACACTTGGAATCGGCGATGATGGAGGTTGAGAATGGACTGTGTTGAAGATGGAATGAGAAACTAGGATTTTTGATTTTTGGGGATGTTGGGGTCTCTGATATGCGACTGAGTTGATGGGGAAGTGCCAAGCGAAAGTTAGGTAGAATGACTGGGGGAAAATAACAAGAAACAAGGGTGCCGAAAGGAAAATGAGGGGCAAaccagaaaatgaaaatgattttttgatgATGTTTGAAAATGGAGGGGAAAACTATATTCTTAGGATCGGTTTTTGTGGTGAGGGCAAGAAGTCGACACCCCCACCGGGATCAAACTTCCATCTGATGACTAGGCCTTCTCTTCTTATGGTTAGTGGGTGTTTGTTGCTAGAGACAACCAACATATATGAGTGAAAGGGAAAATAATTTCTGAGAGGAAGATCTGAGAATGGAGGAAATGGTGTCTGGTTTCTAACGAGATTTATGGAAACATGAGAAAGAGTAAGGTGAGCGGGGTTGAGTACCTCTTTTTCTTCCATTGTTGCTGTGTGTTTCTCCTCTTCCTGCAGAGCGTAGAGTTGGTTTTCCAGATTTGTGAACTATTTATTGAAGTTATTCTTGAAGTCTTCAAGGTTGTTCTCCATTTCTTTGAATGtttgtgaaataatttgaaaatgttgttgcGATTGCTTGACCATCTCTTTAATTTTGAGTAATACTGAGataatttcttccattttttgtttttttgtttttattgatGAAGTAGTTGCCAAGGAAATACTGGCTCTAGATACCACTTGTAACACACCCCTAAAGATTGAATGAACAATCTCACTTTGAGGGTGAGAAACCTCCAGAACaatagagaggaagaagaagataaactTGAAAATGAGAATTCTATTAATTTTCTGGATGATTCCTCTGGAGCACTAAGGCTCGTACATATAGCCAAACGAAAGATTGCTTATCCCTAACTTGGGCTTGGGCTGACTATCAAGCAAACTAGAACAAAACAAGATAGACCAAGGACCTACACATACTCTATGGGCTCAGCCCGTTCTACATTTAGGTCCACAAACTATAAGCAAGCTAAGGAAAATAACATAACAAAACAACAATAAGGCCCACGAGCCCAAGACCCTGTTACATCTCCTTTCACATGTTGGACTGTTACAGATTTTGCCCAAGGTCTCTGTGAAAACACTACATCATCGTTGCCCAAGGTCACGGATTGAACGCAGAACCATCGTTGCCCAAGCGGAGTCCTTTCTTTTGCCGTCTTCGACGTCGTGGCCATCTGGCTATCTTAAACGCCGAATAACATCTTCCGGTAAGGCCTATCGTCGcctaatgtaattttttttctttgtcaaCTCGTTTGCATCAGGACCCAGATTTGTTAATgttactcttttttttcttctccatttCGTTGTTTGGTTGCAGCGCTTCAAGTTCCATTCGGCCAGAAAATAAAACGAAAATAGAACCAAGTTGATCTTGCCATCGTGCCCCAAGAACAACATATGGCAAAAACACGAAAttaaaacaccaaaaaaaaaaaaaaaaatcagaaaccaATTAAGTCAAGAACATCATCATGGAATTCTACCTTCATTTTTGGCACATCCATCAGAAATGCTCTCATTGAGGAGCCTGACAGTGATGTTGTTGGCGAACCAGAAGTCTCTTTTCACGTCATGGATGCACTTTAGCACATACCCAATGTGCTCGCGGCACCCTCCTTTCTTGCAGTATTCTTCTATCTCTTCTTTGCTCACATTCACCACTCCGGTGTCTGTAAGCTGGTCCTTTTCCAAGCAACTTGCTAATTTCTAATTCAtcacagaaaaaagaaagaaaaacctaAACAAGTTTAGAGTCTGAAATCATGAGTATTAATATTCCAAGCTTTTATAAAAATGGTGCCTGCTGTATTTGTAAAGATCATCATGTGCCTTACGTTATACATAATGCAGAAGTAAGCGCTTCTCCACCCTTGGATTGGCCCTAGATTCACATTCGATCTAGGctctattttatttgaaagcaaacaagcatgcatgcatggccaTAAATTTCTTGAAGGGGAAGAAGATGGGTTCGAATTGGAGAGGAAGAGGGTTACGGGGAGAGAAGAGGAAAGAGGAAAGAGGGAAGAGgaaagaggaaagagagagggatTTATCTGGACGTGTGCTTACTGTAATCTCAATAAGTTTCATACGTGTTTAATTTTTACTAGTGGGTGTGAAAACAAAATTTATACCCGACCGGCCTCAAGCTTTTTCCTTGAATTAAAAGGAACAGTAAGGATTTACCCGAAATTTTGTGGGGGGTTTTTTGTAagccaaaaaaagaagaaggtaaAACTTGTTAGTGTAAAGTGACATGaacttttaaaactatattttgaaATAAGTAACTAAAGTATTGTTAAAGGTTCAATGCTCAGGTGATAAGGAAATTAACTGAAGATAGTAATTAAACATAAGTAATTGGGGTTTGTAATGTTTAATCTTTGAGCCAAGTTCAGTTATATGTTTCGAACAATGATGAGAGTGTGATGCTTGACGTGTATGAAGTTGGTGTTATGAAAATTTGAAGTTGAAatctggaggagagagagagtttttgggTACAAAAATAATTAGGGTTTGAAACTATTAATTCATGAGTCATGTAATTAAGTGAATAATAATATCTGAGATTAAAGTTATGCAGCAGACAAAACAAATACTGTAAGACTTTCAAAAATCTCAGTATGCAGAGAATGCTTCTACTATTCCATCAGAAAGTAGCAACTCTAAATGGGAACCTCCACCTACTGGTATCTATAAAGTGAACTGGAATACTGCAGTTAAGCAAAAGAATGGAAGAGTTAGTATTGGTATAGTTATAAGGGACTTTGAAGGGGTAGTGGACTCAAGAAGCTTGCAAAAATATATGCATACTGATTCCTTCGTAGTAGAATTGCAAGGATCTTTTCAAGCAGTTATGTTTGCAAGAGAGCTAGGATTAAGGAAGATAATTCTAGAAAGGGATGCTCTAGAAGTTGTTAATAGCATCAAGAATGACTCATTTCTGTTCCATATACCAGGTGTGTTGTTATGAGATGCTAAGCAGATTTTAAATCAGTTTGATTGTTGGAATATTGCTCATATACGGAGAAATGTTAATGTGGCAGCACACAGGGGTGGAACCAGAAAATCTAGTTTGGGGggccaagttaaaaaaaaaataaaaattatgggggtcaaatactaattttcatatagtctattttataaaaacacatttaaaattttaattttcttcaaattttgaaaattttggggGGGCCAAAACCACCTCAAGCATCTTAGTAGTTTCGCCCCTGGCAGCACGTGTTGGCTAAGTATTCTTCCATTTGTTTGATGATTTATTGAATAAATATTacaatgttttcattttttttttaaatatatatatatacacacacatctGAGATTAATTTTGAAGATAAAATTTGATTAAGGATGAAATTGCAAATATTAAAAAGCTTAGCGTTTACTTAGGGGTTTAAAATTTAGGGTTTTAACGGGTTTTGTAAGATTGAGAAatgtaatataaattataataaagttTAGTGTCATAATGAGATTAAATTAAAGTTGGATCGGAGAGTATTCTCTCTAGGCGGTTACTGAGTAACAACTCTGGAGGAGAAGTGGGGGGAGTCCTTGCCCGTGTGTTGAGCGGGAAGAAGGTGTGAGTCCGTGGCTTCTGGTGGTGGTCCCAAGGGGAGTATGGAGGAGCTGGGAGATTTCTGGGAGAGATTGCAACTGaatgaggaggagaatgccccAATTGAACTGGTGTCGGAAGGGAACGAACGGCAATGTGATTTGGGAGAAAGGAGTCTAGTGGGGAAAATATTCATTGATCGGTAGATTGAGAAAGAGGTTGTGAGTAAGACAATGGAAAAAGGTGTGGAAGGTTAGTAGGCCGGTGGCATTCCAGGAGTTCCGCTCGAACTGCTTTATTCTCACTTTCGCAAACCTACGGGATAGGAGCAGAATTTTGGATGGAAGGCCGTGGCAATTTGATGGCCACATTTTTGTCCTCAAGGTGTTCGATGAAAGGATTCAACCACACATGATCCAATTCGATACAGAGTTGTTCTGGGTAAGATTTCACAATCTTCCTTTTGCTAATATGAATCGTCAGACGGGAGAGGCAGTGGGTAGTTCTATTGGGAGAGTAGTTGAGGTGGACATCCGTGAGGATGATGTAGGTTGGGGATCATGTTTGTGTGTGAGGATCGAATGTGAGTTGAAGAAGGTTATTGCTAGGGGAAGGACTGTGAGTTTGGGAGGAAGGAGTATGTGGCTTCCCCTAACATATGAGAACCTTCCTAGGCTCTGTTTTAAATGCGGAAGGTTAGTGCATCAAGATTTAGGGTGTGATGAGAGTGGTGGAGGGCAGTTTGGGCCATGGTTGAGGGCCAAAAGACTGCCTCGAGGGAGTTTTGGAAGGGGTGTGAAAAGGTATGAAGGTGTAGGGACCCGTGAGGGTATTGGAGGAGCAGGGGGGGTTTTTACTAACGAAGATGTAGGGCCAGATCAGGTGGGTAAGGGGAGGGAGAGCCAAAAGGGGAGAAAGGTGGAGGGAGATAGGGTCGATGAGGGAAGGGAAATGGGAGTTATGGTGAATGTAACAGAACTAAACACGAGGGATTTAGGGGTTGGGGAAGTGGGGTCTGGTTTGGTGGTTGATGTAGTCTCGGTTTTTGAGGAAGGGGAAGAGGTGTTAGTTTCACAAAGAGATGGTAAGAAGGGGGAGAGAGGGGGTCAATGGAAGAGGAGAGCTAGAGAAAAACCTTCTAATCCTACTCTGGTGTGTGGATCAATGGGTCACAAGAGGGGCTTAGAGGAGTTAGGGGAAGGGGAGGTTAGAGGAAGGGGAAGGAAGGCGAGGAGAGAAGATATTGCCGTTGAGGAGCTCAATGAACTTAGGAGGGCGGAGGCTATGGGACAGCCCCGCCCTTCATTATGAATCTactaagttggaactgccgggggcttgggaaccctcggacagttcaagacCTCTACCGTATGGTGGAGGAGAAGAGGCCCAAGGTGATTTTCCTTATTGAAACCAAAGCTAATGCAAGTAGGTTGGATGGGGTAAGGAGAAGGTTAGGTTTTGAAGGCTGTTTTGTTGTAGAGGCAGTGGGTAGGAAGGGAGGTTTGGCCCTATTGTGGAGGGAGGAAGTAGGGGTCGAGgtatataatttttcacaatggCATATTAGTGTTTGGATGGGCAAGGGGGGTGAGAGTGCAAGATGGTTGCTGTTTGGCTTTTATGGCCAGCCTGAAACTGCTAAAAGAAAGGAGTCTTGGAACTTGTTGGCAAGATTATGCCCTGATAGCCATATTGCATGGTGTGTCTTgggtgatttcaatgagatcACTTCCCAATCCGAGAAAGAGGGAGGCCGTCAAAGCAGTGAGTCACAAATGGGGGCTTTCCGAGAAGCTCTAAAGGTGAATGGCTTGTTTGATTTGGGCTATAAAGGGAACGGTTTCACTTGGTGTAACCAACATGCTGATTCCTCTTTCACTAGGGAGAGATTAGATAGAGGAGTGGCAAATGGTGAGTGGATTTCAAAGTTTAATGTGACTGTTGTGGAAAATATGGTAGCGAGAACCTCTGACCACAGCCCTGTGCTGTTAAAATTGTTAGAAGGAAATCTTGGAACCAGGAGGAGAGTGAAACTGTTTAAGTATGAGGCAAAATGGGCTACTATAGAGGGTTGTGATCAGGTTGTAGAAGGGGTGTGGAGGGAGAGGGGGTCTGGCCTGTCTATGCAGAAACTTCAAAGGGCCTTAACAGCTTGTAGTGGTGCTCTAGTTAGGTGGagtaaaatgaaagaaaaggaggAGGGCAAGAACATTAAGGAAAAAACTGCTCAACTGGAGGAACTGTACAACAGGGAGGTGCCTCAGGATGTAGGAGGGGTTAAATTACTAAGGGAAGAAGTGGGCAGGTTGCTTGAACAAGAGAACATAAAGTGGAAGCAAAGGGCAAAAAGGGATTGGCTTCTACTAGGGGATCAAACACAAAGTTCTTCCACGCTTGTGCTACACAGCGGAGGAGGAAGAATGAGATAAAGCATGTGTGTGATGAAGATGGTAGGGAAAGGGTGGGGCAGGAGGAAGTAGCATTGGTTTTCAGGAAGTACTTTGAGACAGTGTATAAATCAAATAATCCCTCAGATGAGGTAATATCTGGCTGCTTGGATTCTATGGCTAGGAAGGTAACCTCATCAATGAATGATAAGTTGATGAGGGTTTTCTCAAAAGAGGAGGTCGAGGCAGCAGTTTTTCAGATGGGACCTTTGAAGTCTCCAGGACCTGATGGGTTTGGGGCATGTTTCTACCAAAATTTCTGGAGCATTGTAGGGGAGGAGGTGTGCAAGGCAGCCCTTTCCTTCCTAAATGGAGGGGATCTCAACCAGCTTTTGAACCACACTTTCATAGTTCTGATTCCTAAGATCTCAGAACTTGTTTTAGCTACTGATTATAGGCCAATCAGCCTTTGCAATGTCTTTTATAAGATCATTGCAAAGACTTTGGCAAATAGATTGAAGGGGGTTCTGAGTGAGATTATTTCTAGTAATCAAAGTGCTTTCATCCCGGGAAGGCTAATCTCGGATAATATTATGGTTGCTTATGAAGTCCTTCACTCTATGAAAAAGAAGAGACATGGGAGGGAGGGTAGCATGGCTATTAAAGTGGACATGtcaaaggcatatgatagggtggaatggAAATATTTGGAGGGTGTGATGAGGAGGTTGGGTTTTGTTGAAGGTTGGATTGCCTTGATAATGAGATGTGTGTCCTCTGTTTCCTATGAAGTTTTGTTGAATGGTCAACCAGGGGGGATGTTCAAACCAACGAGGGGGTTAAGGCAGGGGGACCCACTGTCCCCTTATCTTTTCCTGTTGTGTGCAGAAGGGTTGAGCTGTTTACTCAATATTCTGGAGCAGCAAGGGGATATAAGAGGGGTGAATGTTACTCGGGGAGGTATAAGGATAAATCACCTTCTTTTTGCTGACGATTGTGTCATGTTTTGCAGGGCAAGAATAAAAGATTGGAGGGTTATTAAGGCAATGTTGGAGAAATATGGAAGGGCATCGGGCCAATGCCTTAACCAACAGAAAACTGAAATTTATTTCAGCTCCAACACTAAGGCACGGGACAGGAGGGCTATTCAAGGAGAGGTGGGGGCCAGGGCTTGTGATTGCTATGAGAAGTATTTAGGCTTACCAGCTCTAATTGGCAGATCAAAATATAATACTTTTCGTGGGATCAAAGATAAAATATGGAAGAGAATGCACAACTGGAAGAACCAATTCCTCTCCCCATCAGGAAAAGAAATTCTGTTGAAAGCTGTGATTCAAGCTATTCCTAGCTATCAATGAGTGTCTTTAAGCTGCCAGGGAGGTTGTGTAAGGAAATATCTGGGATGATGgctagattttggtggggtttcAAGACAAACGACAGGAAGATTCAATGGTGTAGCTGGGATAAAATGGGGAAGGCCAAGGCAGAGGGTGGTTTTGGTTTTAGGAACCTGGAGAGCTTTAACAATGCCTTATTGGCAAAGCAATGTTGGAGGATTCTGACCAACCCTTCTTCACTGCCAGCTTGTATTTTAAAGGAGAAGTATTTCAAACAAGGGAGCCTGCTGCATGCTAAGTTAGGCTCGGGTCCTTCTTTAATTTGGAGAAGTTTGTGGGGGGCCATTGACCTTCTAAAAGAAGGACTAAGGTGGAGAGTGGGTGATGGGAGGGATATAAACATATGGGGTGACAAGTGGTTTCCGAAGCCTTCAACTTTCTGCTTACAATCTCCAGTGAAAAATTTTGATAGAAATGAGAAGGTGTCTGAGTTGATAGATGCTGAGAGGGGTCTCTGGAGGGTAGAGGTGTTAAAAGAGACTTTAATTGCAGAAGAAGCTGAGCTGGTTTGTAATATCCCAATAAGCCTTTCGGGTTAAAGGGACAAGTTGATTTGGGGGCATACTAAAAATGGGGTCTTCAATGTTAAGAGTGCTTATCACTTGGAGGTGGAGAGGAAAGGAAGGGGAAAGGGGGAGTCTTCTGACAGATTGGGGTGGAGGGATGGGTGGAGGTCAGTTTGGAACCTCAACCTACCGGGGGTGATTAAGTCTTTTGTGTGGAAGGCCCTAAACAATAGTATTCCTACAAAGGAGAATCTAAGGAAGAGAAGAATTATTGAAGATCAACTGTGTCCCATCTGTAAAAGGGAAGCTGAGACCCCGTGCCATGTAATGTGGAATTGTCCTGCAACTCTAGATGTATGGTCTGAATCCGGAAGCCCTGTGCAGAAGTGGTCTAGCTCAACTGAGGATTTGAAGGAGGTGTGGGAACTGATGTTTCGGAAACTAAGTCAGGATGAGTTGGAGATGGTGGCCATTATTATGAGGAGTCTATGGCTTAGGCGAAATAAGTTCATTTTTGAGGGGGCTTTTTCTAGTCCAAAAGAGGTGGTTATGCAAGCAAAAACCATTTTAATGGATGTACAGACAGCTTTAAATAGTCAATTGGAGAGTGCAACAGCAGTAAATCCAATAGAAAAAGTTACAAGATGGCAGCCTCCTTCGGGTAATGCAGTCAAGGTGAACTGGGATGCAGCTTTTGATCCAAAGCTAAAGAGGATGGGGATGGGTATTATAGTGAGGGATGTGAAGGGGGAAGTCCAGTTAACCTTATGCTCAGGCCGAGGAGGGGTGGCTCAACCTGTGATAGCAGAAATAATAGCCCTGTGGAGAGCAATGAAGCTGTGTACTGAGTTGAATATAAGGGAGGCTATTTTTGAAGGGATGCGCTCGAGGTGGTGAGGGCTGTAAACAACAAGGAGGAATGTTGGAGCTGGTATGGTCATTTAATAGAGGATGTTAAAGAAGAAATGTATAGAAAGCAAGGTTGGTCGattcaatatataaatagaaaGGGAAATAGCGCAGCCCATGGTCTGTCAAAATTAGGCATGTCTAGTGAAACAGAAAAAGTTTGGATGGAAGACTGTCCAAGAGAAGTGTATAGCATAGTCATACACGACAGAAGCTGTATAGACAGAAGCATTTGTTAAGTAATGAAAGCACaggtttatttcaaaaaaaaaaaaaagttggatcGTAAAGATTTAGGGATTCAAAAGTGTAACATGGTTATTATGGAGATTTAGGCCAGTAGGATTTTTAAAAACTGTTAGAACTgattattaattgaaaataaatgtaagaatagataataaatgtaaagaaaatgatttattaaaaaatggtcGAAATAGGGATAAAAATGTAATTTGAGTAAAGTTCAGGGGCCAAATTGGAAGTAAACAAAACTAATGGCAAAACCATAATTAAGTAGAAAATTAAGGTTAAAACTGGAACTTGTGTGCTTTATAAGGTTAGAAGAGTATTTTAACTACAAGCTAGTAGTTTTTAAACTAACCACACAAAAATCAGGGAAACCGAGAAACATTATAACATCTAATAACACTCTGTATGAAAGATCTTTAAATTAAACCTGTCAGTTATGTctgttaaatttttaattttttaatttatcaaatatcttttaaatttgattGCTTTTGGCATGTTCTATTGAGATGTGAATTGTTATGTTGTTAAGTATAATTTAAAGTTAGTGAATAGTAATTGATTGATTGAAGAAGGATTATTGGAAAATTTAGGCTTAAACAAATCCTTGAATGA
Coding sequences within it:
- the LOC122311987 gene encoding uncharacterized protein LOC122311987: MNLLSWNCRGLGNPRTVQDLYRMVEEKRPKVIFLIETKANASRLDGVRRRLGFEGCFVVEAVGRKGGLALLWREEVGVEVYNFSQWHISVWMGKGGESARWLLFGFYGQPETAKRKESWNLLARLCPDSHIAWCVLGDFNEITSQSEKEGGRQSSESQMGAFREALKVNGLFDLGYKGNGFTWCNQHADSSFTRERLDRGVANGEWISKFNVTVVENMVARTSDHSPVLLKLLEGNLGTRRRVKLFKYEAKWATIEGCDQVVEGVWRERGSGLSMQKLQRALTACSGALVRWSKMKEKEEGKNIKEKTAQLEELYNREVPQDVGGVKLLREEVGRLLEQENIKWKQRAKRDWLLLGDQTQSSSTLVLHSGGGRMR